A genome region from Salvia splendens isolate huo1 chromosome 19, SspV2, whole genome shotgun sequence includes the following:
- the LOC121779512 gene encoding uncharacterized protein LOC121779512: protein MSTAAAGGGDDKKRKQDHVIDRDDDPKPKTRKAYLLEIAKKHSNVQKALEEIAEVERDVAAARDKLAALLHKFDTEELDTDEEEGIDEDNQATEEDADEDNGGKK, encoded by the exons ATGTCTACGGCGGCGGCGGGCGGCGGCGATGACAAAAAGAGGAAGCAAGATCATGTGATTGATCGCGACGACGATCCGAAGCC GAAAACAAGAAAAGCATATCTCCTAGAGATTGCGAAGAAGCACAGCAATGTCCAAAAAGCTCTAGAAGAAATAGCAGAAGTTGAAAGAGATGTAGCAGCTGCAAGAGATAAATTAGCTGCTTTACTCCACAAATTTGATACGGAGGAACTTGATACGGATGAAGAGGAAGGAATCGACGAAGACAACCAGGCTACTGAAGAAGATGCTGATGAAGATAATGGTGGAAAAAAGTGA